DNA from Plasmodium cynomolgi strain B DNA, chromosome 12, whole genome shotgun sequence:
TCTTTGGAAGAGATTCTGCCGCACACAGGACTGGCAGGTGAAAAGGGGCATCCCGCGTTGGGATCTCTTTTTGGTGGATCTCTTTTTGGTGGGTCACAACAGTTGACCATTCGAGGGGACATTCTTTACTTCCACTCTGGTGCAAAGTTCGCTAAGGCAGAATCGTATCTCCTCTGCGCGGTTGCATACGTGCAGGGGCACACCTGCGTACACACCTGTGCATACACTTCTGTGCATAGCCGCATGTGCACACCCTCCTGTGCATAGTCTCATATGCACACCCTCCTGTGCACACCCTCATGCGCATGCTCACATTATGGGCGGTACGcacaggaggggggggttaAACCAAAGGGCcaacacttttttaaaaaaaacggaaggagaaaaaaatgggtacacCCATGACGTGTGtattaaaatgtgaacacAAGTGCAGGGAAGGGGCATCTCCGCTTGGACAAACATTCGGAAAAGAAAGCTATTTCACAACAAGTCATTGTCGTCTCCGAGGTCTCCCTCCTCTGCTTGAGCCAACTCCTCCTGTTGTCTGATCTTCCTTTCTTTGGCTTcctcattttcctttttttcattttcgtctGGATATTGCATTGCCTTAACCGCATCTGAGTAAAGTTGCAAGCAGAAGGCTATTCTCTTGTGGAAGGTCTTCATGGGATCACTTGTTATGTAGACGTCGCTGTTGGACTTGGACTCCACGTACTGGTTGTCGTAGTCGATGGTGGCTTCGATGACTCCGTCGTGGATGGCCTTGGCCGTTATGCCCACGATGTCCAGGGGGGACTCCACGCCGATCTTCTTCCCGATGTCGCTCTGCGGAGGTGGTGAACGTGGAGAAGCGGTAAGGCGGCGAATGGGGGGGGGCAGTAAGGCGGCGAATGGAGGGGAGCAGTAAGGCGGCGAATGGGGGGGAGCAGCTAATAGGGAGAAACCGCTAATAGGGGGACGCCGCTAATCGGGGGACGCCGCTAATAGGGGGACGCCGCTAACAGGGGGGACCGCTAATCCGGGGCCGCCCACACTTACGATCGAAATCCGGGAGTAGGAAAGGTTGATGATGCGGAGGGCCGTCTTAATCACATTGTGGTGAATGCGCTTTATGAGCAGGTAGACCCCGTCGCGCATGAACAGCTGGTTGTAGTCATTCATGACTTTGGAAAATCGGCTTATATCTCCATTTCGAACAGCAGTCACCACGTGCTTATAAGGGATCAGTTTGTTcctcataattttgttgctGAAGAGAGACCTATCCGGTATGTCTCCCATGAGCAATTCAACTATgatctccattttggtggCTTCTAACTTGAACCCTTTTGCACTTTGGTTATTTTGTGGAGCCTTCCTAATAGCCTGCGTAATTTTGCTATGCGCCTCGCTATAGTCTAACTGAATGGCTAGTATTTTCCCAATGTAGTACAGGTACCTTGCATGCTGTGCATTTGAGGAGGAGTTTTCAGGAAAGGATGTTTTGCTAACAAATTTTACAGCTAAGTCGTATAAATTATGCTTTATATAATCCCTTAGTATTAAATTTAGGACAACTGTTTGTGTCATTATGTCTCTATGAAGACATGCATTGCGATATATGTAAAGGAGCTTTTGTCTAACTTGAGATAATTTTCCACCTAATTCATGAACCCatgagaaataaaaatatacctttGCATTAATACAGTCAAGAGACCTTCTGTTCAGTTTCGTGATTCTATTAACTATGACGGTGGATAGATCCATTGCTTCATTGTagcattttttatccaaCAGATAGAGCAATAtcattatgtaaaaaaagacttCTATTTCTGGAGctgcatgtgtatatgttttgtcgtttatatttaaaaaatctggTACTTCTTTTGGTAACTCTTTGAATTCACCTATGTACTTGCTTAATATATCATAGATTGGGTAACCCTCCTTAAATGTCTTGCTAATAAGGTTGATCATTATCGGCATGAGTGTggtgctttcattttttatactcaGTCGCATGCATTTGATATACTTGAGCATTCGTAATATGTATCGATTGTCCTTGTAAACGATTGCGTTATTTATATTGTTAATGCTTGTCAGAAGGTTATTCACAAATACACTGCTTCCATCTTTGGTCGTCGTCTCCTTAGCCCCTGCAGTGGGCTCGGCCTCCACCTCCGCCTCCTTATCCGCGTACTCGACCTTCTTGTGCTTCTCCTTCATATCGGTGGGGGGCTGTGCGGCGGTGCGGTGATGCGGCGGTGTGGTGATGCGGCGGTGTGGTGATGCGGCGGTGTGGTGATGCGGCGGTGTGGTGATGCGGCGGTGTGGACCAGACACAAGTACGTTATTTTtactgcccctttttttttttcttcgtctcACTGGGTGGACCAGCACATATAAGGACGAACAAACAAGGGGCAATGGGCACGATATACTGCTGAGCCGATCACCCGAGGGGCATCTTCCCCGTCGaatcttcttctccctttccttcAGCGCAATTGCGAACTCAGTCGAGTACCTTACTGGAGGGGTGCCCCTTCTTCCGCTGGGTACCAACGCTGTGCACGtgcacgtgaaaaaaaaaaattgtaataaaaaaaaataaaataaaacgcagCAGGGTCACTTGGTCAGTTGGAGCTACTTACACCTACACGTGAGTTGCTCGCTCAGCAGAGGTCCTTCCCCCTTGTGCGCCCATGAGGAACTTCACCTGCGTGGAGGTCTAAACACAGTATGGCATTAAAAACTGAAAGGGGATAATACGTCGAAATGATTACACAGTGATTAAACTCTGGtctcgcaaaaaaaattcctttgcATTTGACAAGGGCGATTTGACAATCTGTgcggagggagaaaaatgcgGTGCGCTTTGcgttcacaaaaatgaggaagcgCCAGGGTAACGCAGCAGAGAAAAGGGATCTCCCTtccgaaatggaaaaaaaaaaaaaaaataccttaCTTTTTTGTGACAAAATTGCGCTTCCCTCCTTTTGAAGGCCAAAAATGGGTCGCTTCGcactttattattttttatttttatacatttttatatattttttatatttttatatatattttttttcgtgtgcCCCCATCTGTGCGCGTATGCCCCGCACGTGTAAAAATTTCAGCCCCCCTTCCAAATGTGGCGAACGCGCTAAGGGGAATGCATTGCCAAAGTGATCACGCACAGGTTATCATGCATGTGTTTGTTCTCTTTTGCCCAATGAGAAAATAGCCTTAACTTtttatggtaaaaaaaaaaaaaaaaaaaaacgatttaaaACAATTCAGCTTAGTGGTGTGAAAACCTCCTCCACCTATTCATCAGCATAAATGGGAAAGGCAAATGTGACAAGCCATTATTTGTTCTCCCTGGGTGAATCTgcaacagggaaaaaaaaaaaaaaaaaaaaaaaaagaatacacATTCGGGAAGAGATAAAATGGCTTTGCTAATATAGGGGGATTTAAGCCTACTGATGTGGgaccctttttatttatatgattaaTTTTGCGCCCCTCTCTCCCTCTGGGGAGTTATGGCTATACTGTGAGGTTACTTTTGCGAGGTAAACAGGTACAACCCTGATGGAGTGTCCTCCTCgcacatgcaaaaaaaggggggaagggcaTCCCCCCCACTTAATTGTCTTCGCCAAATGGTAATTCTTAAATGTACAAAacaatttacaaaattattgtagagttttttttttaaaaaaaattaattcaaaagggggagagaacATTAGCTCCTAAGGTAGTGGCTCTCAGAGCGATATGTCAAAGGAGGGTGGGAGGAGGTAGACACAATGGAAAAGAGGACGTGTGTGGACGGTGCcgtgaaggggaagaaaaaaaaaaacgggtaCAGGGGGCATCCCTGTGGCAACGTACGGGGAATTTCCATGTGTGCCCATTCAGACACAACACAAATCAAACAAAACAGCCGAATGAGCAAGCTCCCCAACTGCGCCACACATTACCGCGTCGTGTGTATTGATGCAACGAGTGAGGTGGTAAAGGGGAGACGCCCGTGAAAGGTTCGCCCACTTATGAGGAAATATCGAAtcgtcaaaaaaaatggtgcacaAATTGATCAAGCGGCAAGCACTTCTAAATGATGATCCCTTGTGTGTGTACCCAAGTGTGCACATCTCAGTCAGTTTTAAGTTAATTTCTCCAGTGGAAGCAAATTCATGTGCTCATCAATGTTCTCCTTGCTTAGATTTAGCTCCtaacaaagtggaaaaaaaaaaaaaaaaaaaaagtaaggtGATGTGCTAAtcggtggaaaaaaaaaaaaaataaagttgatTGAGTCAACTGGGTCGCTGCACGGGGAGCAAAGCAGACTAGACGAAACACATAGCCGCTTCTGTAACTGTGTCGATGGTTCTCCCTTTCTGTGCACCCCGCTGCGATCATTTCCGCGCGTACGTCTAGGCTGTCCAGGTAGCTGATCCGCTTGAAGAAAATTCGATAGACGAATGAAAGGGAGTACATCACTGAGGGgtggcaaaagggggggaagcgttTAGAAAAACCATTGCGCTGAAATTAGGGACAAGGCAAGTGTACACTCAGGTGTGGGTACAGTCAGCTCGGAAGaggaacacaaaaatagGGGCAGGAAATTTTGCCGCTCATCGGTTCGCTCCTCGTTAAGTACGTATGAACATCCAATTGGAGAAAAAGTAGCTGTTTGAAAAGTATGGTATCCCTgcgaaaaaaagtagaaatgTAGAAGAGTAGAAAAGTAGAAAAGTCACAACCACGAGCGTGCATTGGCACGTTCGCTTATGCAGACATGAGCATACACCTAAGGGAGATTTGTCAGCTATGCTTATTCATTTCTGCTTTCTCAAATGCCACTCGAGGGAAAATACCAAACATGGGTGTACAGTCGCTCagtctcccccccctcagcACACATATTGACGTGGTTAAAACGATGGCGCTTCGATTTCCTCGCCTCTCTTACCAAAAaagattttattaaaaaatacggACAGCACGGACATCTTGCAAATATTCTTGTCCGTCTTTAGGGAGCACTTTATATACGCAGGGGTGTcctgcaaaaatggaaacgcatttttttttttctcgttctAGAGGAGTCGCACTTAATGTGCGAAATATACTAagtgaagaaatgaaaaatggtcTAATTCGCACGTCCACGCGAAGGCGcaactttcttttttttttttttctctctgtcACGGACGTTTATTCGTATCCTTTGTATTCCATACGTTATATAGTTTGGTGCAATCTGCGGGGCGAAGGAAGCACGCAAGGGGGAAGGTCAAGAAAAGGAGACGCATGTGCGGTACATCCATGGGGAGACCTCCCTTGTGGAGACTTCCCTTGTGGAGACTTCCCTTGTGGAGACCTCCCTTGTGGAGGCTTCCCTTGTGGAGACTTCCCTTGTGGAGACCTCCCTTGTGGAGGCTTCCCTTGTGGAGAGACCTCCAAATAGGTGCAGGCCCCCCATCTCCTCCTTCCGCCTCACCGTTAATAACGTCATTATGAGCACCAAGATGATGTGAATAATTACGAAGCACAGGACTAGCATGGTCTAAAgtgggagggggaaaaagcaaTGTGGTGAAGACGGGGCACCGCAGATGACACAGAAGACAGCGCTGCAGGCAACACCCAGATAACACAGGATACAGCGCTGCAGCCAACACCGCTTCTAACACAGGAGACAGCGCTGCAACTAAAACCGCTTCTAACACAGGAGACAGCGCTGCAACTAAAACCGCTTCTAACGCATCAGACAAGAATCCATCGAGAGGATTACCTCGGGGGAAGACCTCCTCGTCTTCAACTTATAAAGAGGAATGAAACAAACCCTAATTCCAACATTTACAATCCCGTACAGAGAGCaacagaatatatatatcgcCAAACTTgcaatgataaaaatatctaACGGGAAGAACTGCGTGGAGGATAAGATGCCATGTGGGAAATGAACAGATTATGTGCTTATATGAAATTGTGATATTTTCTCACCATTTGGAGGCATGAGCTACTTCTCCGTGTCTCTTCGCTCAGGGTCACAGGAACGAGCACGACGAATGGTCCTTCTAAATGGTCGCTCTATATGGTGGTTCCACCCTAATATGGAGCTAACCCGAGAAAACAGAATCAGAGAAGCGTCgagcaaattaaaaatgctgCTTATTTTCTCCAACACAAAACCACACTTGTAGGCACAGACGGAGTTGAAATACTGCAggaaaggtgaaaaaaaaaaatgtatgtatcGAATTGTGAGTATGTACACATGGTACTGTTTCTCGGGAGTGTCTCTTCAATCACGATGAGGTGGACTATTCATCTCTTTTACCTTATCCGTTATGGAGGCTAACAATGATATATAAATCACAAATGAGAAGGTTAGAAATACCAGCCCGGTTATAACCCTGTGGGGCGTGGCACGGAGAAAAGTGCGCGCCAGTGCAACGGGGTGGTATGGCGCGAAGTTGCATAGGGTAGCGTGGCATAGGGCGGAGTGGCATATGGTAGCGTGGCATGGTGCACTGGTGGGAGCACCCCCGCGCGCAGAAGAATTTGctatccttttttgtaaaaccTGCATGTGAGCACTATCCCTATGACATAAGATAGCCACGACTCGGACGTCTTCTCAATCTCTTGCAGTTTGTAGTTGTATCTACTCAGGGCCCTGTGAGATTGGGGAAATGGTGGCATGTCTACGCGTTTGTGGAATCTTTGGCAGGCATCTCCCAGCGAAGAGAATCAGTTTAGAGAGGGAACCATTCAGGGAACTCCTCCTTTGCTGGCATGTTAGAATGTCATCCCATTTGTTAGTAGCAACCCTACAGGTAGATGCACCATAGACACTCCCATGTGAAGGGGTAAAGACTCACCTCTGCATTTTCTCTATCCTAAGAATTTCATACTTGTCGCTCCCACGTATTTCGCTGGGCGCTCTGTATTTATGCTGCGGTAGGGACAGAGGGCATTAGGCATTTGGAGAAGGTTCATCAGGCAGCGGGAGACCCTACGGTAGCCCTGGAGTAGCAGCCCTGGAGTGACAGCCCAGGAGTAGCAGCCCTGGAGTAGCAGCCCTAGAGTGACAGCCCTAGAGTGACAACCCTGGAGTAGCAGCCCTAGAGTGATATCTCCAACGCGATGGCGTCCTCCCCACCAGTGGCGCCTACCTTTATCACcatttccttctccttcaaaTTTGCAAAGCGAGCCTCTATCTCCTTCCTATCATGCTCgatatttttctgttgcAGAAATGATAGGGGCAGACAGGCGATGCCGTAGCTCTGCGGGTGTGGGGGGGACGGCACGAACGAGGTGGAGGATAACGCACGTGGAGAATCACACATGAGAGTGCTGAACCGAGTGATGGCTCAACTGGGTGATGACTCAACTGGGTGATGACTCAACTGGGTGATGGCTCAACTGGGTGAGCATCGCTCTGCTTATGTGCCCCGACCGCTTCCCAGCAACGCAGTTCTGTGCCCATCCCCCTAATTACCGTGTATGTGACCCAAAAGGAAACACCAATCAGGACAACGCACCCCATCAGAAATAAGATGGCAGACTCCCCCGCTGCAAAAAGGGTCGAAAAAttggtgaattttttcgtCACCACGAACTTGCCATTCCGCAACACTTAATGACGACATGTTATTAGTTttgtccccttttgtgtAGCTAATTTGACANNNNNNNNNNNNNNNNNNNNNNNNNNNNNNCTCCCTAACTGTGTTTCATATCCAGGAGGTCCGAAATGTACTCCagttcttttcccttttcctgtTTGGTAATTCATAAgcaaaggagcaaaaaaaaaaaaaaaaaaagggtgattATATAATTAGGGTTGAATAAGCAGTTATGAATACATATGCTCATGCTGCATGGAGTTGTGAATCCATTCTTTCATGCTGATCATGGCGGCGGGCGTCTCCTAAACAGCCATCTCCACCTATCCCATTTCGgtagcgcaaaaaaaaagcgcagtTTCGCTTATCCGTACCATTGCGAGTTTGTGGCCCGGTCTGTAAACTAGGCCAATTATGGACAGAGCCACTATAAGACATATAAAGTATATCTGCGGAGGGGTGAAAGTTATGCGAGCATGTGTTGTGCTGCGGAAAAGTTGGGTTGTCTACCTCAGGGTCGTCATGTCTTCCCCCTATTTTTACCGTTTTTTTGAAAGACTCAATCACATTTTCGCATGGCACTATGTTGTCATCGAATTCGTTTCGGTAGTAGCCTGctcaggtgaaaaaaaaaaaaatgcacacatatgcggcacgtatgcatgcatgtacatgtatgtgcGTGCTGCTCGACGCCGTGTGCACTCCCGTCAGTACGCTTATTATTCACGTAGAAGTAGGAGAACGGAACCAGGATGTAAGCTTCGAAAATTAGCACCCAGAAAATAactgcagggggggaaagggccATTTCAGTGATCGTAGGAAGGCAAACATGAGCAGTTCTACAAATAATGTCAATCCTGCAGTGCGGAGCCCCAACTGCGAAACGTGTTGCCAATGGGGGGAGACTAACAGTGGTAGAACTTGGACACGAGCCTTTGGGTTATTTCCAAGTTTGAAATTTCTACGTCCTAAAAGAATGGCAcgtggacaaaaaaaaggggggaaaaggaacaaatgaaagaagTTGACTCAAGCAGTGGTGAACAAAGTGGCACTTTTACTTTGCCCCTTCTCTTCTCTCCCTTTAGGAGGAAGTACTTACCCCATTGGACACCAGGTATATATCCATTGGTATGAACAGGACGAGGATAAAACTTGTGCTAAGCGACAGAACAAAAGTTGCTGCCGTTAAGAACGTCGACTCGCCTGCCTTCACGAAATGTCTGTAAAATGCCCCGCATGATGTGAATAttaactgaaaaaaaaaattgttcgcggaaaaaaaataaattggctAGCTCTTTGTGCTATATTGGGTTGGTAGCCACCATATGGGGGTCCAACCCACCACGGGTTACTAAGCGCTACACGGACGAATGTAGCAAACAGAGTTATATAACTGCATGAGCACCCATGTGTGGGCCATCATCAGGTGCTTATCTTCACCCCACATGGAGACAGGCACAGTTAGCTAACCAAAATTAAAGCGGTCAAAGTGCAGGAAGTAAGCAAATCCATCATAAGACAATTTTAtactcgttttttttttttctttttttttcactatgATGTGCACGagtaatatttttgcaaccccagtttgttccttcttttctttttctctttttttaaatggctTCACTATGGAAGGAAGCTTGCATTGTCAAAAATTGTGAaatccaaaaaaggggaaaaNNNNNNNNNNNNNNNNNNNNNNNNNNNNNNNNNNNNNNNNNNNNNNNNNNNNNNNNNNNNNNNNNNNNNNNNNNNNNNNNNNNNNNNNNNNNNNNNNNNNNNNNNNNNNNNNNNNNNNNNNNNNNNNNNNNNNNNNNNNNNNNNNNNNNNNNNNNNNNNNNNNNNNNNNNNNNNNNNNNNNNNNNNNNNNNNNNNNNNNNNNNNNNNNNNNNNNNNNNNNNNNNNNNNNNNNNNNNNNNNNNNNNNNNNNNNNNNNNNNNNNNNNNNNNNaaaaaaaaaacacgcatgtacaaaaatatatacgtgcGCCATTTTAGCAGCTGCGATGAGTTCTGTTACGCCATCGAAAAGAGCTGCGCGTGGAAAAGATTTACGTAAGGATAATATTGGTGCAACTTTACGTGTCTCTTCCTTTGCATGATTCCTCCAATGGAGGAGTAACTTCATCaaagaaatatttcataAGAATATCTGTACTCAGATAAACGGGCAATAATTGCCCCCTACTGGAGTCCCATAATTCTCCATTGTCATGCTACAGCTCCCACTTTTACTAGCAATTCAGGTGGCCCTTCTCTTGTATGGCACCTGCAAGTACGTTCCGCgaggtaataaaaaaaggggcactgACTCAGGGAtgtaaggggaaaaaaaaaaatacccccCACCTGTCTCGCAAAGCCAATCCCACCTGTCTCGCAAACAACCCCACCTGTCTCGCAAACAACCGCACCTATCTCGCAAAACCAACTAGTAGTCTATTTCAAaggatataatttttgtggAGTATCCCTCGTAATGGGTGAAGTCATCTCTGCTCATTCTGTTCTCGACGTTCATGTTTGTGTTCAGGTGATCGTACGACAGTTCATAATTCGACTTGcagctcttttttttgaggctGTCTGGTTCCTTGAAAAACAAGTTCGTCCCGATGCTGGACGTGTGAATGCCCTTAAATTTGTATTTACTGTTTATTATGCATTCGGGGCACTCGGCAAATAAGTTACTTATGGAGATGGTGTCGATGTCGAACGGGATGTTATCTACTTCGTTCCCGCGCGCTTTCTTCGCGTCAGCGTCCTTCGGGAGATCGCTATTTTGGggtcccccattttttggcaccccatttttctgcccctcatttttttgcccctcatTTTTTGGCCCCTCACTTTTCTGcctctcatttttcttccccccatgcGAACTCCCCCGCAGCGATGACACCCCTTCCGTTGCGTCCCCCCGAACGGAGCTTCCCATCTCCTCCGAGCCATCCCAACTTATTAGGTTATCCCCCCGAAGTGCTTGTTCCTCATCATTCGTTAAGTCAATATTTATGCTGTTTTGACTCTCCAGTCGGTTATCCTTCGCCACCTGGTTGGGGCTCCCCTTTGaatgattttcctttttctttccctcccGTTCATTCTCTATGTAAATTtgatctccttttttctttcgatAAATATTGagatttttcaattttctttCATCGCTGTTTAGCTGTGGCAGGTTTAGCATCACCAGCGTTTCCTCTATCGTACTGTCTGAGTGAGTATCCTCGTCACTGCTTCTGCTCATTGtgcggggggaagaagaaaataagcGCTTCCTCACGAAAGAGAGGGAAAATCACTGCGCATTCGAGTGTTCTGCTATATTTACACCTCCCGCGTGCATCTCCACGTTGCGGGGGGTCCCCTAAATGGTGGTACTTTCCATGGGATGAAATATACCTACCATCAGTCATGAGGGTTTTATTTGTGAGCCACGttgcatatattatttttttttttttttttttttttttttttatatgcaccAATATCGATTCCAACGTTCACACGCAACAGTTTGACCCTCCCCAGTGAAGGAAGCAACTGCTCCTTTTTGGAGCAGCCAAAGGGGGACATCCCTCTGCATGTAGCCGCGGAAATGGTAATAAAAGAGGCGAACCTTTCCACTCCCCTCCATTAGGgttaattttacaaaataatcgAGGGAGAAAGAGAGGCCCGTTGATAATTAAtttggcacaaaaaaggtttCCAATGTTAACGAGTAAAGCACGGAGAAATCCTGAAGGGgcgcttcttctcctttttccgtCTCTTTGCAGTTCCCTTTCGTTTAACCTATCATTGTATGTAAAAGGAGCCCTTCAGGTCAAACTTGTGCTTACAGAACGGGggtgcacatatgtatatgcacatgtcCGATCGATCCGATGGTTGTTATGTTTGGagggggaacaaaattgtTGACGTGATGGAAGGGCAAGGGGATATGTGCCCCCTCTTTGGCCAAAGTGTCATGcgatttatttatatagCCACTCCCCCCCCATGTGGTGGGTATGGTATGTATTGGAAGCGTCACTCGCAAAAATGTTTCCTATGctgataaaaaagaaaatgcatttttccaatttaaTGAAAGGGAATAcccacgtgtgtgtgtagaGGGAGGGGGTagccatttatttttgtggatGGAATAAAACTGTTTCACAAACAAAACccagaggaaaaaagaacctcccccccctttgcggCGTTTAACGAATGCGAAAAATTTGCCATTTTGAGGACCACCATTTGTGTTATTCGGCTTCGCGCAAAAAAGGTCATAAAACGGACAGGGAAAAGGAGACACGTTCTCTgtgtaattttatatactatACTCCCCCTGAGGTGTAGGATGTGTCCACATCGACGTGTCAGTTTTGTGCAAACACCTTCGCATCcattcctcctttttcctccGGCAATGAGAGGATCTCTCCACGTTTCGCAAAAGGGGGTTGGGTTGTCCTAACGTGTGTCGGAGTACCACCGACGAGGAGGtgcaaaaatgcagaaacgaaaaaagggaaaaatgcgaaaagggaaaagggaaaaacgaaaagcgAAAAGCGAAAAGCAGGCACGGAAGGACTCCTTACACAAATAAAAGCTCCCATGCACCAAATGGTGGAAAGGTACGACTAGTTCGAACAGCGCCATTAAAATACATTAAACGGCAACTAGGGTTAATCCCCACATA
Protein-coding regions in this window:
- a CDS encoding 26S proteasome non-ATPase regulatory subunit 3 (putative), with translation MKEKHKKVEYADKEAEVEAEPTAGAKETTTKDGSSVFVNNLLTSINNINNAIVYKDNRYILRMLKYIKCMRLSIKNESTTLMPIMINLISKTFKEGYPIYDILSKYIGEFKELPKEVPDFLNINDKTYTHAAPEIEVFFYIMILLYLLDKKCYNEAMDLSTVIVNRITKLNRRSLDCINAKVYFYFSWVHELGGKLSQVRQKLLYIYRNACLHRDIMTQTVVLNLILRDYIKHNLYDLAVKFVSKTSFPENSSSNAQHARYLYYIGKILAIQLDYSEAHSKITQAIRKAPQNNQSAKGFKLEATKMEIIVELLMGDIPDRSLFSNKIMRNKLIPYKHVVTAVRNGDISRFSKVMNDYNQLFMRDGVYLLIKRIHHNVIKTALRIINLSYSRISISDIGKKIGVESPLDIVGITAKAIHDGVIEATIDYDNQYVESKSNSDVYITSDPMKTFHKRIAFCLQLYSDAVKAMQYPDENEKKENEEAKERKIRQQEELAQAEEGDLGDDNDLL
- a CDS encoding LMBR-like integral membrane protein (putative), yielding MDIYLVSNGDVEISNLEITQRLVSKFYHFIFWVLIFEAYILVPFSYFYVNNKRYYRNEFDDNIVPCENVIESFKKTIYFICLIVALSIIGLVYRPGHKLAMEKGKELEYISDLLDMKHTGESAILFLMGCVVLIGVSFWVTYTSYGIACLPLSFLQQKNIEHDRKEIEARFANLKEKEMVIKHKYRAPSEIRGSDKYEILRIEKMQRALSRYNYKLQEIEKTSESWLSYVIGIVLTCRVITGLVFLTFSFVIYISLLASITDKYFNSVCAYKCGFVLEKISSIFNLLDASLILFSRVSSILGWNHHIERPFRRTIRRARSCDPERRDTEK
- a CDS encoding hypothetical protein (putative); this encodes MTDGRSSDEDTHSDSTIEETLVMLNLPQLNSDERKLKNLNIYRKKKGDQIYIENEREGKKKENHSKGSPNQVAKDNRLESQNSINIDLTNDEEQALRGDNLISWDGSEEMGSSVRGDATEGVSSLRGSSHGGKKNERQKSEGPKNEGQKNEGQKNGVPKNGGPQNSDLPKDADAKKARGNEVDNIPFDIDTISISNLFAECPECIINSKYKFKGIHTSSIGTNLFFKEPDSLKKKSCKSNYELSYDHLNTNMNVENRMSRDDFTHYEGYSTKIISFEIDY